Proteins from one Triticum aestivum cultivar Chinese Spring chromosome 7A, IWGSC CS RefSeq v2.1, whole genome shotgun sequence genomic window:
- the LOC123150566 gene encoding jasmonate-induced oxygenase 4 isoform X1, which yields MSLARTMVQELAATVEEPPREYVVDDMLDADEMPQPIPLIDLSRLMAVDEANKLRAALQTWGLFLATNHGIEESLMDAMMSASRDFFRQPSEEKQKYSNLIDGKHFQMEGYGNDKVVTRDQGLSWNDHLHLRVEPEDERNFSKWPTHPESFRDVLHEYASKTKRTRDLILRSIAKLLDLDEDYFVNQISNKAIGFARFNYYPPCPRPDLVLGRRSHTDGGLLTILFVDQDVGGLQVERGGKWYNVPAKPYTLVINVADCMEIMTNGIFRSPLHRVMTNANKERLSLARFYAVDAETMLEPAPSLLDDKRPPRYEKIKAKDFVSFSRMKIS from the exons ATGTCGCTCGCGCGGACAATGGTGCAAGAGTTGGCGGCGACCGTCGAGGAGCCTCCGCGAGAGTACGTGGTTGATGACATGTTAGATGCTGATGAGATGCCGCAGCCCATCCCTCTCATCGATCTTAGCCGGCTGATGGCCGTCGACGAAGCCAACAAGCTCCGGGCGGCTCTACAGACCTGGGGCCTCTTTCTG GCAACCAACCATGGAATCGAGGAGTCCCTTATGGATGCCATGATGAGTGCATCGAGAGACTTCTTCAGGCAACCGTCCGAAGAAAAGCAGAAATACAGCAACTTGATAGACGGCAAGCACTTCCAGATGGAAGGCTATGGAAATGACAAAGTAGTGACTCGGGATCAGGGCCTAAGCTGGAACGACCACTTGCATTTGAGAGTGGAGCCGGAAGATGAGAGGAATTTCTCAAAGTGGCCCACTCACCCGGAATCTTTCAG GGATGTGCTTCATGAGTACGCATCAAAAACCAAGAGAACAAGAGACCTTATCTTGAGATCAATTGCCAAGCTCCTCGACCTTGATGAGGATTACTTCGTCAACCAAATATCAAACAAGGCTATTGGGTTTGCTAGATTCAACTACTATCCTCCATGTCCCAGACCTGACCTAGTTTTGGGCAGGAGGTCTCACACTGATGGTGGTCTCCTTACCATCCTTTTTGTCGACCAAGACGTCGGTGGCTTGCAAGTTGAGAGGGGTGGGAAATGGTACAATGTTCCAGCCAAGCCTTATACCTTGGTGATTAACGTAGCGGACTGCATGGAG ATAATGACCAATGGAATCTTTAGGAGCCCGCTTCACAGGGTGATGACAAATGCCAACAAGGAGAGGCTTTCACTGGCCAGGTTTTATGCTGTAGATGCGGAAACAATGCTGGAGCCAGCGCCTAGTTTATTGGATGACAAGCGACCACCAAGATATGAGAAAATCAAGGCCAAAGATTTCGTTTCTTTTTCTCGAATGAAAATTTCTTAG
- the LOC123150566 gene encoding 2-oxoglutarate-dependent dioxygenase 11 isoform X2, which produces MSLARTMVQELAATVEEPPREYVVDDMLDADEMPQPIPLIDLSRLMAVDEANKLRAALQTWGLFLATNHGIEESLMDAMMSASRDFFRQPSEEKQKYSNLIDGKHFQMEGYGNDKVVTRDQGLSWNDHLHLRVEPEDERNFSKWPTHPESFRDVLHEYASKTKRTRDLILRSIAKLLDLDEDYFVNQISNKAIGFARFNYYPPCPRPDLVLGRRSHTDGGLLTILFVDQDVGGLQVERGGKWYNVPAKPYTLVINVADCMEEPASQGDDKCQQGEAFTGQVLCCRCGNNAGASA; this is translated from the exons ATGTCGCTCGCGCGGACAATGGTGCAAGAGTTGGCGGCGACCGTCGAGGAGCCTCCGCGAGAGTACGTGGTTGATGACATGTTAGATGCTGATGAGATGCCGCAGCCCATCCCTCTCATCGATCTTAGCCGGCTGATGGCCGTCGACGAAGCCAACAAGCTCCGGGCGGCTCTACAGACCTGGGGCCTCTTTCTG GCAACCAACCATGGAATCGAGGAGTCCCTTATGGATGCCATGATGAGTGCATCGAGAGACTTCTTCAGGCAACCGTCCGAAGAAAAGCAGAAATACAGCAACTTGATAGACGGCAAGCACTTCCAGATGGAAGGCTATGGAAATGACAAAGTAGTGACTCGGGATCAGGGCCTAAGCTGGAACGACCACTTGCATTTGAGAGTGGAGCCGGAAGATGAGAGGAATTTCTCAAAGTGGCCCACTCACCCGGAATCTTTCAG GGATGTGCTTCATGAGTACGCATCAAAAACCAAGAGAACAAGAGACCTTATCTTGAGATCAATTGCCAAGCTCCTCGACCTTGATGAGGATTACTTCGTCAACCAAATATCAAACAAGGCTATTGGGTTTGCTAGATTCAACTACTATCCTCCATGTCCCAGACCTGACCTAGTTTTGGGCAGGAGGTCTCACACTGATGGTGGTCTCCTTACCATCCTTTTTGTCGACCAAGACGTCGGTGGCTTGCAAGTTGAGAGGGGTGGGAAATGGTACAATGTTCCAGCCAAGCCTTATACCTTGGTGATTAACGTAGCGGACTGCATGGAG GAGCCCGCTTCACAGGGTGATGACAAATGCCAACAAGGAGAGGCTTTCACTGGCCAGGTTTTATGCTGTAGATGCGGAAACAATGCTGGAGCCAGCGCCTAG